In Octopus bimaculoides isolate UCB-OBI-ISO-001 chromosome 14, ASM119413v2, whole genome shotgun sequence, the following are encoded in one genomic region:
- the LOC106878572 gene encoding 3'-5' exoribonuclease 1 — translation MTKSELLKKVHDLQLDSRGNKGVLQKRLKMYYKKHRLRAVNSSLVKETGFEFLLVIDFEATCTPYNVNFQHEIIEFPIILIDVQQKKIVDKFHAYCKPTMNPQLTKFCIELTGITQETVNNAQTFPAVMSQALQWLLSKGLLTSVLNSSHRRNKFAIVTDGPWDMGRFLYYQCQYSGVQFPRWARRWINIRRRYESFYSCKKVGGLKGMLEMLGMSFEGQLHCGLDDAYNIARIALRLMADGCCLKINEYLNAPIVDVSSSSSTAAAEGSTSVSAAQSNSEDSDSSDDNTNGKIKSVTVSARKISALSHSVDTDVAKEMSKLSVD, via the exons ATGACTAAGTCTGAGCTTCTAAAGAAGGTGCATGACTTACAATTGGACTCTAG AGGCAATAAGGGTGTGTTACAGAAACGTTTGAAGATGTACTACAAGAAGCACCGGTTACGGGCAGTCAACAGCAGTTTGGTGAAAGAAACTGGTTTTGAGTTTCTACTAGTCATTGACTTTGAGGCTACCTGTACACCCTACAATGTCAACTTCCAACATGAAATCATTGAGTTTCCCATCATCCTTATTGATGTGCAGCAGAAGAAGATA GTTGATAAATTCCATGCTTACTGTAAACCCACAATGAATCCACAGCTTACAAAGTTTTGTATAGAATTAACAGGTATTACCCAG GAAACTGTCAACAATGCACAAACATTTCCTGCGGTTATGTCGCAAGCTCTACAATGGCTTTTATCAAAAGGTTTGCTGACCTCTGTCTTAAACAGTTCACATCGAAGAAATAAATTTGCTATTGTGACTGATGG ACCCTGGGACATGGGACGTTTTCTTTATTACCAGTGCCAGTACAGTGGGGTGCAGTTTCCACGATGGGCCCGTCGCTGGATCAACATACGGCGGCGCTATGAGAGTTTCTACAGTTGCAAGAAAGTAGGTGGTCTGAAAGGCATGCTGGAAATGTTGGGGATGTCTTTCGAAGGCCAGCTGCACTGCGGACTTGATGATGCATACAACATTGCCAGGATTGCATTACGGCTGATGGCGGACGGATGCTGTTTGAAGATAAACGAATATCTCAATGCACCAATTGTggatgtttcatcatcatcatcaacagcagcagcagaaggatCGACTTCAGTATCTGCTGCACAAAGCAATTCGGAAGACAGCGATTCCTCTGATGACAACACCAATGGCAAAATAAAATCAGTCACAGTTTCAGCCAGAAAGATTTCAGCACTGTCTCACTCGGTCGACACCGATGTCGCGAAAGAAATGAGCAAACTAAGTGTTGACTAA